Proteins from one Rhizoctonia solani chromosome 5, complete sequence genomic window:
- a CDS encoding RINGv domain protein, whose amino-acid sequence MSAPTTCWICMEEETHPITPSDKPRWIHPCKCTLIAHEICLLTWISESTAPGGSTSANATCCPQCKTPYQIISNKSTLLALMNLVEMGGAVVRKVTMFNGIFFGLLIPATAYGAITARLILGHEMYSFLIGNNPFQWSYATLVHLPFISLAFQGTQVTQARSLLQIMCISLPMLAYDSAGSPSPASIFSYPPSPTVVLAFLPCVQAAYGFAKQKLFDIGAEAIIRFAAYRIRRRLQQHQDTLRRRRPNSRQISESEIQGINQDLDDIQAQQQQIAQHAPEVAPARAEPAAVGERPPVSFLFTTTLMFPFISSAAGTVLNILSERSPAVRTLIGLRKDGIDRRFSRPIASVTGLGFGGGGFFDRLSVATGFGHSEGRLVLRRGWSWDEFEPVWWRNVLGYAIYVVIHDAWDLVYAWLRVTERRSRKIVDRAFEGVDLGSLDLRESWRLDGN is encoded by the exons ATGTCTGCCCCAACC ACCTGCTGGATATGCATGGAAGAAGAAACACACCCGATAACTCCATCCGATAAACCTCGGTGGATACACCCCT GCAAATGTACCTTGATCGCCCACGAAATATGTCTTCTTACTTGGATTTCCGAGTCCACCGCGCCTGGGGGTTCCACTTCCGCCAATGCCACGTGCTGTCCCCAATGTAAGACGCCGTACCAAATCATTAGCAACAAGTCAACTCTCTTGGCACTCATGAACTTGGTCGAAATGGGGGGCGCGGTTGTTCGCAAGGTCACCATGTTCAACG GGATCTTCTTTGGACTACTCATCCCAGCGACTGCATATGGAGCCATCACAGCGCGTTTAATCTTGGGGCACGAGATGTACTCATTCCTGATCGGGAATAACCCATTCCAATGGTCATATGCGACCCTGGTCCACTTG ccattcatctccttggccttccaAGGTACCCAGGTCACACAGGCCCGATCTTTGCTTCAGATCATGTGCATTTCTTTGCCAATGCTAGCTTACGACTCGGCCGGATCGCCTTCCCCAGCATCTATCTTCTCCTATCCTCCAAGTCCTACAGTCGTGTTGGCATTCCTGCCATGTG TCCAAGCAGCATACGGCTTCGCCAAACAAAAGCTCTTTGACATTGGTGCCGAGGCAATCATCCGTTTCGCCGCATACCGAATCAGAAGGCGCCTCCAACAGCACCAGGACACTCTCCGCAGACGCAGGCCCAACAGCCGCCAGATATCCGAATCCGAAATACAAGGCATCAATCAAGACCTCGACGATATACAGGCCCAGCAACAACAGATCGCCCAACATGCTCCCGAAGTTGCCCCTGCTCGAGCAGAGCCAGCTGCAGTGGGAGAGCGCCCGCCCGTTTCGTTCTTGTTCACTACCACTTTGATGTTTCCGTTTATCTCCTCTGCTGCTGGTACTGTCCTCAACATACTGTCCGAGCGGTCTCCGGCAGTCAGGACGCTGATTGGACTGCGTAAGGATGGGATCGACCGGCGGTTCTCGCGGCCCATCGCATCAGTGACTGGACTTGGGTTCGGCGGTGGCGGATTCTTCGATCGGCTCAGTGTTGCTACCGGCTTTGGGCACTCGGAGGGTAGACTGGTGCTGAGGAGGGGATGGAGTTGGGATGAGTTTGAGCCGGTGTG GTGGCGCAACGTACTTGGGTATGCGATATATGTGGTGATCCACGACGCATGGGACTTGGTATATGCGTGGCTACGCGTTACTGAGCGCAGGTCGAGGAAAATTGTCGACCGTGCGTTTGAAGGTGTGGATCTGGGATCGCTGGACTTGAGAGAGTCGTGGAGGCTTGATGGGAACTGA